In Salvelinus sp. IW2-2015 linkage group LG8, ASM291031v2, whole genome shotgun sequence, the sequence gacctgagccctaggaccatgcctcaagactatatggcctgatgactcctggctgtccccagtccacctggttgtgctgctgctccagtttcaactgttctacctgcggctatggaatcctgacctgttcaccggacatgctaccttgtcccagacctgccgtttttgactctctctctcgctctctctgccacacctgctgtctcgacctttGAATGCTTGgctgtgaaaagccaactgatatttactcctgaggtactgacctgttgcaccctctacaaccactgtgattattatttgacactgctggtcatctatgaactttCAAACatattgaagaacaatctggccttaatggccatgtactcttataatctccacccagcacagccagaagaggactggccacccctcagagcctggttcctctctagttttcttcctaggttcctgcctttctagggagtttttcctagccaccatgcttctacatgtttgggggttttaggctgggtttctgtatagcactttgtgacatctgctgatgtaagaagggctttataaatacatttgattgattgatagcatATTAAAACCATTACAACACCATCTGTTATATTTACGACAAATCATGTTTTTCCATCTCAAGGACCATTTTAGATTTAAATATAGCTGCATGCAACTCAAAATGTGTTACATCACTGAAAACATTAACCTTTTACTTAACTTCCATATCTTCTAGTTTGAGCATTAAGCTGTTCACTTCTCAATTGTTTCCCATCCAGCCTCATTCAGATTAGCCTAATAGCCCAGAAAGGTTTACACTGGTCATATCAAGGGTAGTTACCGCTCATCTAGAGAGCAATTTTAACCACCCTATTATCTTACTCAGCAGAGAAAAACCGACTTAATAGTTCTGAATTTATTAGAAAGCTTGCTTATCGGAAGTATGTGTATGTTATTGTCATTAATTGCCCTAATTTAGTGGAACCTAGGTGTTATTCTGGTCACGACACAAATCACCTCTGAGAAACTGTATAAAAGGACAAATGTCTTGTAGCAACTCACAAAAAGCTTGCATTTCTCAGTGAAGAATCTCCATTCTCAAGGCAAGATACTTTTCAAAATATACCCTGTTCCTGTTCAAACTATCAATTTCTACTCTATACAtaaatgcttgtttctagcttACTGTATGTGTAATACATGTTTACCTTAATAAGTAGCAGTTATTTAGAAATCAAtcacaaacaaaaaatgtatattctgCATTGTAAGTGTAACACATTTTCCTCAATTccagatgtgttttttttctcttcctgACTTTctatgcctctctcttctcttctttcctctacCTTGTTTAGTTTTGTCACCATGAAGGTAGCATTGTTTGTACTGGTGCTCCTCTGCGTGGCTGGAATACTGCATGCTGAGGCCTCGGACCAGTCTGGAGAGAACAGGTAAGATTCCCATCCTACATTTGAGATGTCTGCTCATTTGATGTTGATGTGGTGTCCCCTGCATTATCTAatatctccattcctctctcatgtTTGTGTTTATGTCTGGTTGTCAGTCTCACAGAAAATGGACAGGGTTTGGGTAGAAGATATGCTGAGTCAACCATTGCCAGTGACATGAGCAAAATCATGGACTCCATGGTTCAGAAGAATTTTGTCAACTTCCTGCTCAACCAGAAGGAGAAAAAGAGCATGTAAGTAAAATTGACCATAGAGTTTGAAATGACTATAATTGCTACAGTTCAGATCTTGATATATTGTAGAAACTGAGAGCAAATTCAGTCACTAACAACGACTATAATAGAATCAAAAACTATCACAGGTCTAATGTCACTCCGGAGGAAGATCCAGGGGCTCGCTTGTACAACAATCTCCTGAAAAAGCTTGCACTGTGCATCCGCAGCAAGGGACACAGATCCATGTGAGTTCATTCTGTGAAGATATTAACTTCAAAATGAACTTCAATATGAATTGTTGCCAAATGATTTATTGTGTCATCTTATTATAAGATTTTCCAATTTGTTTCCTCACTACAGGACCCAGTGATGTTTTAAAGAATATCAGCAAATTACCAACATAGGCGAGAGAATGATGCAAAGAGAAGCCTCAAGTCAACCACCACATTATGACAATTTAGAGAAAAAATGATGCTTTCTATTTTGTTATGAATCCAGAATGTCTTACCTTTTTCATAAATCATTTCTAAGGGGAAATTAAATTATTGAACTATTAAACAAAGATTGGCCTCACTGGGTAGTCATTTCATCTAGCATTTGGCATGAGAAACATTTCACGAAAGTAACAAATGAAATGGCAAAAAATCGTACACAGTAAAATTTCACAAATGTCACACCTTAAAAAAAGGCTCCTACTGGTCATACTGAAAGAATATCACGGTCCTTTGCATTTCTTGTGAAGAAGAAGCTTCATAGACCACTAAATAGGCAACAACTAGAACCGAGTTTGCTACATGgctttattataataatttttgtCCAACCGGGGTGTTAGAACAAAAATGGGCCTCCGCTCATTAGTCTCTTGCCGAGGCAGTAAGTGACAGTATTCAACTCTAGATGAATGGCAATGTCTCTCAACGGGCAGAGCGCACCTTTTCGGTTGGAAGAGAAGACGCGGGCAAATGAATGGAGGTAGGACGAAAGAAGATGGAAGAAAGTGGAACATATTATTAATAAATATGGAGTGGGGGATTGCACAAGCCTTCTGCAAGATCTGCTGAAGGAAAGAGAACGTGAAGACAGTGAGGGTGAATTAATTGTGGTGGCAGGTGCAGTGATGACCGCCGGGAAGGAGCTCAGTGTGGAGAGATAAGCGGTGTAGTGAGGAAGGTTGGCGCCAAGTGGAAAAAGGGGGATAATTGCTATAGTAGATCAGACATGGAACCTGACAAGAGTATGGATGTAGTATCTACATCGGGCCTCATCCCGAGGATGAAAATGATgattctggcccagtgggagtgatATTTGTGGAGAATGGATCCTTGTATTTTAGCTGATCCATATGTGGTATCAGGTTGTGTGGAGAAAATGTTGGGGACTGTTGAGTTGGTGAGAATAACTCGGAGTGGAATAGCgatgatttattgtgtttcttcAGTCCAAAGAGAGCGGGCACTCCGGATCACACGATTGGGGACAAGAAATGTGACTTACTTTGCTCTCCGGAGCAGGGAGCCGTTGAAAGGAGTGATAGCGGGGTGGCGttaagtgttgaggatcagttgAAATTCAAGATTCCCGGTGTCTGTGACGCCCGCCGTTTGTTGCGGTGGAGAGAGTGGGGGAAACGGAGAAGACATTGACGCCCGCCGTTTGTTGCGGTGGAGAGAGTGGGGGAAACGGAGAAGACATTGTCTGTCCTGCTGAGTTTTGATGTAGTCTTTGCCCGACAAGGTCAAGTTAGGAAGTGTAAATTATCCCGTGAGAGCTTGTGTTCTGAAAATACTTACTTTATGGGCATGTTGTAGGAGGGGGATTCCAGTTGGATTAattaacactccaaacagcctacccgaccgctctgtGGTGttcgcatggtcctaaagcacaccactACGGTGTTTAgtttcacattccaatgataaaaatgggggggggggggggSaaaaatgcaatttcagaatgtggggggaacacttttccccagtgaaagttgcgccccttgTGTTAGTTGTCGGGGTTCCCATGGGGCTGGAAATTGGACGTGTCCGGTGAGAGAAAAGAAGGTTGAGGTTGTCAGGGTTAGAGTAGTACAGAAAGTGTCATATGCCGAAGCagtgaagagagtggtagaggaagaTGGTTACAGGGTGAGGGATACTGAGATGATTCCTGTGAGTAGGCAGAAACCAAGAGAGCATGATGGGAAGaatatgtgcttcagtaaggtgggctttttagcatttatagccatGGTTGTCACTTGTACTGCAGAAATTGATTGGAtatcacagaaaatagaggttgtggtggcagcgacTGAGAAGTACTTGGGATTGGGAGGATTTACTGCAGAACAGTTGCAGTAGGTGTTGCGTGGTAGTGTTCTGTCCTCCCAGAGCCATTGGTCTGGAGTAGGATTGGAtagggttaaatagtggaatggggtggtgtctttttaatatatatttatttagaaaGGGCTAATAGTAGGCAGGGcaatttttattttccttttcccCAATTTTGTATTACCTTATCAATAATTTTATGTAGGTAGGCCGTGAACGGCCTCACACACCAGTACAGTAGGTAGCGGTGTATCCACCTAAAAGTTGGATGTTATCCACCAACTAaatcccaaagaagaagaagaagaagccatgGATGCCCTGGTGACAGTTAGTACAGAGATAGCCAAGGCCCTGACAATAAAAGAGGAGTGTTGTGTATTTTGACATTGAGACAGCTTACGATACCATGTGGAGGGAAGGGTTGTTGATCAAGTTGAGTGCATTGGGGGACGTCTGtataactggatcatggacttgtTCGATAGAGTCATACGGGTGAGGGTGGGGTCAGAATTGTCAATGCGGTTTGAAGTGGACAGTGGTACTCCACAGCGAAGTGTCATTACTCCTGTGCTGTTCACCTTGATGATATATTACATATTTAAGGAGGTGGGACAGGGAATGGGTGTGgcattgtatgctgatgatggGGCTGTATGGAAGAGAGGTGGGAATGTGAAATATGTGATGAGGAAGATGCTAGATACTGTGGGAGTTGTGGACGATTGGTCTCTAACATGGGGGTTTAGGATGTGTGTGGCCATGTCCTGCTTTATGGTGTTTTCTAGGAGGAAGGTTAAATATGTTAGGCTGCAAATGTAGGGTCAGGATATAGATAGGGTGTCTGGATTTAAGTATTTAGGTATGTGGTTTGATAAGAGGCGTATGTGGAAGAGACATGTTGAGTATATTCTAATTAAGTGTAGGAAGGTGCTGAACCGCATGAAAGCAATGCGCAGGTTATGGTTGGGGGTTGGATAGACAAACACTGTTGTATATGTACCAGGCATTGATCATGTCATGTTTGGATTATGGGTGCTTTGTATATGGATCGGCAGCCAAAACAGTACTACAGCGGCTGGATAGGATACAGTCAAGGGCCCTGAAATTGTGTGTGGGTGCCTTCAGGACGACATCTGTTGAGGCTTTGCAGATGGATAGTGGGGAACTGCCACTAAGGATAAGGCAGGACAAACATCATTAGCATACTGGACGAGGTTGAAAGGGAGTTCAGAAGGACATCCTGCGGTCACGGCAACCTGGGAATGCTGGGAGCGAGGAGGGGATAAGCAGAGGGCATACGGTGGTAGAATATTgactgggggagagagatagggttGGCAATTGCATTGGGGAATGTTCCTGCTTGGCTGTTTCGAAAACCAAGTGAAGATGTGGACATGATTGAGGGCAGGAGAGAATGGGGTGTAGACTTGAGATGGTGTATGGAGAGATGTATAGATAATTAGCTTTATTTGTTTTTGAGGATATAAACAGATGGTTCAAAGGATCCAGTCAGTGGAAGGGTGGGGGCTGGGATGTATATCCCATGTTTCAATGTTAGAGTATGTAAGTGGTTAACTGATTGTGTCAATGTATGCAGCAGAGTTGATGGCCATGATTATAGGTTtgaggctaatctgaaaacaaggctccctaaattttatcagcatatcgaatgcgcgacccgggctggcaaaaccctggatcattgttattctaactacCGCaacgcatataaagccctccccgccctcctttcggaaaatctgaccacgactccattttgttgctcccagcctatagacagaaactaaaacaggaagcgcccgtgatcaggtctgttcaacgctggtccgaacgCTGGTCAGGTCTGTTCATCATAgcgtcagacaataacattgatgaatacgctgattcggtgcgcgagtttattagcaagtgcataggtgatgttgtacccacagcgtctattaaaacattccccaaccagaaaccgtggattgatggcagcattcgcgcaaaactgaaagcacgaaccactgcttttaatcagggcaaggtgaccggaaacatgaccgaatacaaaccgTGTatctattccctccgcaaggcaatcaaacaagctaagcgtcagtatagagacaaagtagagtcgcaattcaacagctcagacacaagaggtatgtggcagggtctacagtcaatcacggactacaaaaggaaaaccagccccgtcacggaccacgatgtcttgctcccagacaaactaaacaacttctttgctcgctttgaggacaacacagtgccactgacacggcccgctaccaaaacctgcgggatCTCCTTCACtacagccaacgtgagtaaaacatttaaatgtgttaacccttgcaaggctgccagcccagacggcatccccagccgcgtcctcagagcatgcgcagaacagctggctggtgtgtttacggacatattcaatcaatccttatcccagtctgctgttcccacatgcttcaagagggccaccattgttcctgttcccaagaaagcgaaggtaactgagctaaatgactattgccccgtagcactcacttccgtcatcatgaagtgctttgagagactagtcaaggaccatatcacctccaccctacctgacaccctagacccactccaatttgcttaccgccctaaTAGgcccacagacgacgcaatcgcaatcacactgcacactgccctaacccatctggataagaggaatacctatgtaagaatgctgttcattgactacagctcagcctttaacaccatagtaccctccaaactcgtcattaagctcgagacccagggtctcgaccccgcccttttgcaactgggtcctggacttcctgacgggccgcccccaggtggtgagggtaggtaacaacatctccactccgctgatcctcaacactggggccacacaagggtgcgttctcagccctctcctgtactccctgttcacccatgactgcgtggccatgcacgcttccaactcaatcatcaagtttgcagacgacacaacagtagtgggcttgattaccaacaacgacgagacggcctacagggaggaggtgagggccctcggagtgtgatgtcaggaaaataacctcacactcaacgtcaacaaaacaaaggagatgatcgtYGACTTCaggagagggagcacccccctatccacatcgatgggacagcagtggagaaggtggaaagttttaagttcctcggcgtacacatcacggacaaactgaattggtccacccacacagacagcgtggtgaagaaggcgcagcagcgcctcttcaacctcaggaggctgaagaaatttggcttgtcaccaaaaacactcacaaacttttaccattgcacaatcgagagcatcctgtcgggctgcatcaccgcctggtacggcaactgctccgcccacaaccgtaaggctctccagagggtagtgaggtctgcacaatgcatcaccgggggcaaactacctgccctccaggacacctacactacccgatgtcacaggaaggccaaaaag encodes:
- the LOC111967017 gene encoding gastric inhibitory polypeptide, whose amino-acid sequence is MPLSSLLSSTLFSFVTMKVALFVLVLLCVAGILHAEASDQSGENSLTENGQGLGRRYAESTIASDMSKIMDSMVQKNFVNFLLNQKEKKSMSNVTPEEDPGARLYNNLLKKLALCIRSKGHRSMTQ